CGCATCCTTCTCTCGTATATCTTCCCGGTCCAGTACTTCCCGATGCCTCTCGTTCCACAAACTGGGGAAGGTTCCTCTGTACTTCCACCCAACTAGCAGCTCAAATGGTGTGACGTTGAGTCTAGCATGGGGCACCAACGTATTGTGGTTGTGAACGTAGGTTTCCAGACTAGTTCTCCAGTTGATTCCTTCAATCTTCGATGCACTCACGGCTTTGATGATGGGCTGATTGTGGCGTTCCACCATACCATTCGATTGGGGACTAAATGGTATCGACTTCCTGACCGACACCCCTCGGGTCTCCCAAAACGAGCAGAAAGCTGAACTCCCAAAAGGGGGCCCATTGTCGCTTTGCAACACACGAGGGCATCCCCAGCTTTTGAAGATCTCGCAAAGTGCCTCGTTCGTTGCTTCTGCAGTCAACCGTTTCATCTCCTTAACCAGTAGATAACGAGAATACGTGTCTACGACTATGAGAAACTCTCCAGCTCCAAATCCGGGTATCgataaaaaatcgatttgtatGGTATCCCACGGAGCTTCCGGTAAATCCCGGGACGAAATTGGCAGAGGAGGGTTCTTCCGTGACAGCATACAACATGTCTGACAACCTTTGACGAAGATTTCTGTTTCGACCGCCATTTTTGGCCACCAAAAGAACTCTCGCATAATCCTCTTCATTGCGACTTCTCCCACGTGTCCTCCGTGAGCCGATGTCAGCGCTTTTCGCCTTAGCTGAGCAGGTAGTACAATTTTCCCATCCTTGCAAATGAGTGTCCCGATGTAGTGAAGTGACTTCTTCTGAGCTTCGTACTTGCGCAACTCCGGTGGCCAGTAATCGAACTCCAACGCATTCCGTAGCTCAACCAATTCCACATCTTCCTCTGCATATCTCTCGATTTCACTCAGCGTAATGTTCATATTtcctaaattgaaggtttattgTATACATAAATGAGTAATATTAAACGATTTAACGAACCTGTATCAAGCGCGAACAGAGCATGATTGTCCTCACTATCATCTTCGAACGGCATGTCCTTTTGAGTTGCGTGTATCAGTCGCGACAATGCGTCAGCGAAGTTGTCCTCTCCCGGGACACGCAGGATAGTAAAATGAAATGGCAGAAGCCGGAGTGCCCATGTTTCTGCTCTGGACACGGCTCTACGGCCAATACGATGCTTTCCCCCGAAGATGAATTCATTGGCCTCGGAATCGGTGCGGACTACGAAAGTGGTGCCAGTCAGATAAAATGCGAAGCGTTCAACACCCCACACCACGGCTAACGCTTCCCTGTGCGTTTGTGGATAACGCTGCTCCGTTTCTGCCAATGCCTTCGACGCGCACGCGATGATTCGAGGCACCTTGTGATCAttaaaccacagacaaacagacgggacactcgagtgccgaaccatcgtcctccaaaaacggttatttcaaattcaattttgtttcggcatccactcacccggcactgatggcgctgctgtcgtgacagctcgcccgtcttctctcagtgtgtgtgatgcgtgtgtttttgtttttaagtttagcgtgagcacgtgtgaggcagcaaatgaaaacaaaaaaaatattatgaaattcagaaattccaaCGGTGATCCACTACCCAGACTTTGCGGGTCAAATTTGGGGAAGTTTCGGCCAGAGTCAGATGAGCGGCTGACTAGCGAGGGCATACCTTTTACCCTACTATTAACCAGATAGGCCTGCTCCACTGCCTGCCGAAGTcgaggctgctgctgaggcgcccgctactgcggagaaagccggatcctgtggtggagtcatctctttcggagcaacctgcttatcctgctgc
This is a stretch of genomic DNA from Culex pipiens pallens isolate TS chromosome 1, TS_CPP_V2, whole genome shotgun sequence. It encodes these proteins:
- the LOC128092431 gene encoding uncharacterized protein K02A2.6-like, encoding MPFEDDSEDNHALFALDTGNMNITLSEIERYAEEDVELVELRNALEFDYWPPELRKYEAQKKSLHYIGTLICKDGKIVLPAQLRRKALTSAHGGHVGEVAMKRIMREFFWWPKMAVETEIFVKGCQTCCMLSRKNPPLPISSRDLPEAPWDTIQIDFLSIPGFGAGEFLIVVDTYSRYLLVKEMKRLTAEATNEALCEIFKSWGCPRVLQSDNGPPFGSSAFCSFWETRGVSVRKSIPFSPQSNGMVERHNQPIIKAVSASKIEGINWRTSLETYVHNHNTLVPHARLNVTPFELLVGWKYRGTFPSLWNERHREVLDREDIREKDAETKLSSKNHADIVRGARNSNIKIGDTVLLSQIKRSKTDPQFSAERYTVVARDGAKVVVVSATGVQYVRNVGDIRLAPSPWEAGTGEGMEDTQSVQEEEQEATSLRRRGGLKRPSRFDDNFIYNIYQ